The Arachis hypogaea cultivar Tifrunner chromosome 16, arahy.Tifrunner.gnm2.J5K5, whole genome shotgun sequence genome contains a region encoding:
- the LOC112754489 gene encoding GDSL esterase/lipase At5g03610 encodes MMDLSLHKQLFPLLSLLLILFLSGQRMQADANSLQNPQLSEPTKKLFVFGDSYADTGNIRKSLSNSWKDPYGITFPGKPAGRFSDGRVLTDYIAKYLGVKTPVPYRFRKQMAQQLKYGMNFAVGGTGVFDTSTPGPNMTTQIQLLEQLIHDGLYIASDLTNSIALVSVAGNDYSHYLATHASPQGLPYFVASVVNQTTRNLMRIKALGIKKIIVGSLQPLGCLPQVTAFSSFQQCNASSNTLVAFHNNLLNQAVTNLNQSWSSSFAVLNLYDSFMSVLNHPTTHNIQNQLRPCCVGVNSKYSCGSVDENNVKMYRVCNDPKSAFFWDLVHPTQAGWHAVYNKLRTMNALQGIQF; translated from the exons ATGATGGACTTATCACTACACAAGCAACTCTTccccctcctctctcttctcttaaTTCTATTTCTCTCAG GACAAAGGATGCAAGCAGATGCTAATAGCCTTCAAAATCCCCAACTCAGTGAACCAACCAAGAAACTCTTCGTTTTTGGAGACTCATATGCTGACACCGGCAACATCAGAAAAAGTCTCTCCAATTCATGGAAAGACCCCTACGGCATCACCTTTCCCGGCAAGCCAGCCGGTCGATTCTCCGATGGAAGGGTCCTCACCGACTACATTG CTAAGTACCTGGGAGTGAAAACACCTGTGCCATACAGATTTCGGAAGCAAATGGCGCAGCAGCTGAAGTACGGCATGAACTTTGCAGTGGGTGGAACTGGCGTATTTGACACGTCTACTCCAGGGCCCAACATGACCACGCAGATCCAATTGTTGGAGCAACTCATCCACGACGGACTCTACATAGCTTCTGATCTCACCAACTCCATCGCTCTTGTCTCTGTTGCTGGTAACGACTATAGTCACTACCTCGCCACTCATGCCTCTCCTCAG GGTCTACCATATTTCGTGGCGTCAGTGGTGAATCAAACAACAAGGAATCTGATGCGGATCAAAGCATTGgggataaagaagatcatagtTGGCAGCCTCCAACCCCTTGGATGCCTACCTCAGGTCACAGCCTTCTCGTCCTTCCAACAATGCAACGCCTCTTCCAACACCTTGGTGGCTTTCCACAACAACCTCTTGAACCAAGCAGTTACCAATTTGAACCAATCGTGGTCGTCGTCCTTCGCGGTTCTCAATCTCTACGACAGCTTCATGTCCGTCCTAAACCACCCTACAACGCACAACATCCAGAACCAGTTGCGGCCGTGCTGCGTTGGGGTAAACAGCAAGTATTCATGTGGGAGTGTGGATGAGAATAACGTGAAGATGTATAGGGTTTGCAACGATCCCAAATCCGCCTTCTTTTGGGATCTGGTGCACCCCACGCAGGCCGGGTGGCATGCCGTGTATAACAAGTTAAGAACCATGAATGCTCTTCAAGGAATTCAGTTCTAG